Proteins encoded by one window of Lathyrus oleraceus cultivar Zhongwan6 chromosome 1, CAAS_Psat_ZW6_1.0, whole genome shotgun sequence:
- the LOC127092332 gene encoding uncharacterized protein LOC127092332 produces the protein MKIPVKKKDRGSVTIPCTIGDRKFKKALIDVGASVSLMPLSIYKKLGIGSVQDTQMTLQFADRSVRQPYGIVEDVLVKIDKFYVWDDPFLYKKGLDGLVRRCVPEEEQRDILKACHNSEYGGHFSRDKTAAKVLKS, from the exons ATGAAAATACCAGTAaaaaagaaagacaggggatCAGTTACTATTCCTTGCACAATTGGTGATcgaaaattcaagaaggctctaATTGACGTAGGAGCGAGTGTAAGTTTGATGCCACTGTCCATCTATAAGAAATTAGGCATCGGTTCTGTTCAAGATACTCAAATGACCCTTCAGTTTGCAGATCGCTCTGTTCGGCAACCCTATGgtattgtggaagatgttcttgtaaaaattgacaa GTTCTATGTATGGGATGAtccattcctttacaaaaagggattagatggTCTAGTCAGGAGATGTGTTCCAGAGGAAGAGCAGAGGGACATCTTAAAAGCCTGTCATAACTCCGAATATGGAGGACATTTCAGCAGAGACAAAACCGCAGCCAAAGTCCTCAAATCTTGA